From Nitrospira sp.:
GAGAATGCCACGAAATTAATGTTGGTCGCATTCAGCATCAACTCGATGGACAGAAGAATGGCGATGATGTTGCGACGAATCAATACGCCAACAACACCCGTGAGGAATACGATCGCACTCAAGATGACGTAGTAAAACACAGGGACGCTCATTGGACACCTGGGGCTTGGGGTAAATCCTTGTCCTCGTTTTTGCCGATGTGGGGTTTGGCAATGAGAATGGCGCCGATCATGGCGGCGAGGAGAATCAGGGAAGCCACTTCAAACGGGAATAAATAGGTTGAGTAGAGCGCTTGGCCAATCGTTAGGGTATTGTCGGAGGTCTGAGCGTCGACAGCCATCGCGGCAGGGTCACGGCGGGCTGCGCCCATGCCGTCCGACAGCAACACCAGAAATTCGATCGACAAGGGAACGCTAACAAAGACGGCGATTCGCGATTGGCTGTGGTACCGGTCGTCGCGGTTGACGTTGAGCAACATGACTACGAACAGATACAACACGACGATTGCTCCGGCATAGACGATGATTTGCACGGCGGCAAGGAATTCGGCATGCAGCGTGATATACAGTCCGGCGACATGGAAAAACATGACCAGGAGAGACAACGTACTATAGACAGGGTTTCTGAGTACCACCACGAGAATGGAGGTGATGGTAATCATTCCCGCGAAATATCCAAAAAACACGTACGCCACGGTACGATTCCTCAGTTAACGGTCGACAGTCCAGGACTTCTGCCACTGGGCGGCGGTCATGGGACCTTCCCAATGCGTTCCATTCGGATCAGTTCGGCTTAGGCGGAACGTGTGTGAATGGTACGTTGAAGAACGCGACGTTCGGATGCTGCAGTTCTAGGCGCTTCTCACGGATCGGAAACGAACGGTCGCCGATCGCGAGGAGCTGTTGTTTATT
This genomic window contains:
- a CDS encoding NADH-quinone oxidoreductase subunit J, with protein sequence MITITSILVVVLRNPVYSTLSLLVMFFHVAGLYITLHAEFLAAVQIIVYAGAIVVLYLFVVMLLNVNRDDRYHSQSRIAVFVSVPLSIEFLVLLSDGMGAARRDPAAMAVDAQTSDNTLTIGQALYSTYLFPFEVASLILLAAMIGAILIAKPHIGKNEDKDLPQAPGVQ
- the nuoK gene encoding NADH-quinone oxidoreductase subunit NuoK yields the protein MSVPVFYYVILSAIVFLTGVVGVLIRRNIIAILLSIELMLNATNINFVAFSDHLQVIGGQVFVFFALTVAAAEVAIGLAIIIALHRSKSTINVEEFNLLKW